One genomic segment of Arthrobacter sp. Marseille-P9274 includes these proteins:
- a CDS encoding NUDIX hydrolase, which translates to MASGQGFADEHDPRRVIKSETLYEGRIWNVVSDAFTLSGDDGDVLVRDYISHPGAVAIVALDDQDRVLLLKQYRQPARMSLWEVPAGLLDVEGEDFVAAAARELAEEADLTAGRWDVLVDFFNSPGSSSEAIRIYLARDLADVPEDERHTRTEEEAEIEHLWVDLEEAVAAILSGRVHNPSAVAGILAAAQAARSGFTGLRPADAPWPEHPSQRSELPVRADADR; encoded by the coding sequence ATGGCCTCGGGCCAGGGGTTCGCCGACGAGCATGACCCGCGCCGGGTGATCAAGTCGGAGACGCTCTATGAGGGGCGGATCTGGAACGTCGTCAGCGACGCGTTCACCCTGTCCGGGGACGACGGCGACGTGCTGGTCCGCGACTACATCTCCCATCCGGGGGCGGTCGCCATCGTGGCCCTGGACGACCAGGACCGCGTCCTGCTCCTCAAGCAGTACCGCCAGCCGGCCAGGATGTCCCTGTGGGAGGTCCCGGCCGGCCTGCTGGACGTCGAAGGCGAAGACTTCGTCGCGGCGGCGGCAAGGGAACTGGCGGAAGAAGCCGACCTGACGGCAGGCCGCTGGGACGTGCTGGTGGACTTCTTCAACTCGCCGGGCTCCTCCAGCGAAGCGATCCGGATCTACCTGGCGCGCGACCTGGCCGACGTCCCCGAGGACGAGCGGCATACACGCACGGAAGAAGAAGCGGAGATCGAGCACCTCTGGGTCGACCTGGAGGAGGCCGTCGCGGCGATCCTGTCGGGGCGGGTGCATAACCCCTCGGCGGTGGCCGGCATCCTGGCCGCAGCCCAGGCCGCACGCTCCGGGTTCACCGGGCTGCGTCCGGCGGATGCGCCTTGGCCCGAGCATCCGAGCCAGCGGAGTGAGTTGCCCGTCCGCGCGGACGCCGACCGCTGA
- the xerD gene encoding site-specific tyrosine recombinase XerD: MAAIAPAAAADEFSATAAGRAVAGYLQHMAVERGLAANTLAAYRRDLRRYLQFLAQRQIEAPEQVTRHDVTAFAQALSDGSDGASALSVRSAARTIVAVRGLHRFWVLEGITAGDPAADVHPPMPGKRLPKAITVDEVTRILESVNTESATGQRDRALLEFLYSTGARISEAVGLDVDDVAAIDAEEGTAVVRLFGKGSKERVVPLGSYGAKAIDDYLVRARPLLASKGRGTPALFLNARGGRLSRQSAWTILKTAAEKAGIDRDVSPHTLRHSFATHLLEGGADVRVVQELLGHASVTTTQVYTLVTADTLREVYAAAHPRALG, encoded by the coding sequence ATGGCTGCCATCGCGCCGGCCGCTGCCGCCGACGAATTCAGCGCCACCGCTGCCGGCCGCGCCGTAGCCGGTTACCTGCAGCACATGGCGGTTGAACGCGGCCTCGCAGCCAACACCCTGGCGGCGTACCGGCGCGACCTGCGGCGGTATCTGCAGTTTCTGGCGCAGCGGCAGATCGAGGCGCCTGAGCAGGTCACCCGGCATGATGTGACCGCCTTCGCCCAGGCCCTGTCCGACGGTTCGGACGGGGCCTCGGCGCTGAGCGTGCGGTCCGCGGCCCGGACTATTGTCGCGGTGCGGGGCCTGCACAGGTTCTGGGTGCTGGAAGGCATCACGGCGGGAGATCCCGCCGCGGACGTGCATCCTCCGATGCCCGGCAAGCGGCTCCCAAAGGCGATCACGGTGGATGAAGTGACCCGGATCCTCGAGTCCGTCAACACCGAGTCCGCCACCGGCCAGCGGGACCGGGCGCTGCTGGAGTTCCTCTACTCCACCGGGGCCCGGATCAGCGAGGCGGTCGGACTGGACGTGGACGATGTCGCCGCGATCGACGCGGAGGAGGGCACCGCCGTCGTCCGCCTGTTCGGAAAGGGCTCCAAGGAGCGCGTGGTGCCGCTGGGGTCCTACGGCGCGAAGGCGATTGACGACTACCTGGTCCGCGCCCGCCCGCTGCTCGCCTCGAAGGGGCGCGGCACGCCCGCCCTGTTCCTGAATGCGCGCGGCGGACGGCTGAGCCGCCAGAGCGCCTGGACGATCCTGAAGACTGCCGCCGAAAAGGCCGGGATCGACCGCGATGTCTCTCCGCACACGTTGCGGCATTCCTTCGCCACGCACCTGCTGGAGGGCGGCGCCGATGTCCGCGTGGTCCAGGAACTGCTGGGCCATGCCTCGGTCACGACGACGCAGGTCTACACGCTCGTGACGGCGGATACGCTGCGCGAGGTCTACGCGGCGGCGCACCCGCGGGCCCTCGGCTAG
- a CDS encoding 8-oxo-dGTP diphosphatase, whose amino-acid sequence MKPLNVVLCFLLRERDGVRSVLLGHKKTGFGTGKVVGVGGKLEPGEGPLEAACREVLEETGVVVRPEALVPAGRIFFDFPYRPELNMDTLLYVTRSWEGEPAESDEIAPEWYDVGRLPLELMWHDAGTWLPMALDGHGPNLRIILNEDNATVRAAVPL is encoded by the coding sequence ATGAAGCCGCTCAACGTCGTCCTGTGTTTCCTGCTGCGCGAACGGGACGGGGTGCGCTCGGTCCTGCTCGGGCACAAGAAAACGGGCTTCGGCACCGGCAAGGTCGTTGGTGTGGGCGGCAAGCTGGAGCCCGGTGAAGGGCCGCTCGAGGCCGCCTGCCGCGAGGTCCTGGAAGAGACCGGAGTGGTGGTCCGGCCGGAGGCGCTGGTCCCCGCGGGCAGGATCTTCTTCGATTTCCCCTACCGGCCCGAGCTGAACATGGACACCCTGCTGTACGTCACGCGCAGCTGGGAGGGGGAGCCGGCGGAGTCGGACGAGATCGCACCCGAGTGGTACGACGTCGGGCGGCTGCCGCTGGAACTGATGTGGCACGATGCCGGCACCTGGCTGCCGATGGCCCTGGACGGGCACGGCCCGAACCTGCGCATCATCCTCAACGAGGACAACGCGACGGTCCGGGCCGCGGTTCCGCTCTGA
- a CDS encoding bifunctional 2-methylcitrate synthase/citrate synthase, with protein sequence MTTQAATEVPEIHKGLAGVVVDTTRISKVNPETNSLLYRGYPVQDLAARCSFEEVAYLLWHSELPTAEELAEFTAHERAGRALDPVVKSVIDTLPLSAHPMDVCRTAASVIGARHPQAEDSSPEANLAKAKDLFAAFPAVVAYDQRRRRGQDIVEPREDLGYSANFLYMTFGEEAAPDVVDAFNVSMILYAEHSFNASTFTARVITSTLADLHSAVTGAIGALKGPLHGGANEAVMHTFEEIGSEGPDITARAKTWLDDALASKKKIMGFGHRVYKKGDSRVPTMKAALDKMVAHYDRPDLAELYAALESAMAEKKNIKPNLDYPAGPAYHLMGFDTPTFTPLFVCARITGWTAHIMEQLEANSLIRPLSEYNGPEQRAL encoded by the coding sequence ATGACTACCCAAGCAGCAACCGAAGTCCCGGAGATCCACAAGGGTCTCGCCGGCGTCGTCGTTGATACCACGCGCATCTCCAAGGTGAATCCGGAAACCAATTCCCTGCTCTACCGCGGCTACCCGGTCCAGGACCTGGCGGCCCGGTGCAGCTTCGAAGAAGTGGCCTACCTGCTCTGGCACTCCGAGCTGCCCACCGCGGAGGAGCTGGCGGAATTCACCGCCCATGAGCGGGCCGGCCGTGCCCTGGATCCGGTCGTGAAGTCCGTCATCGACACCCTGCCGCTGAGCGCGCATCCGATGGACGTCTGCCGCACCGCGGCCAGCGTCATCGGAGCCCGGCACCCGCAGGCGGAGGACTCCTCGCCCGAAGCCAACCTGGCCAAGGCCAAAGACCTCTTCGCCGCCTTCCCGGCCGTGGTGGCCTACGACCAGCGCCGCCGCCGCGGGCAGGACATCGTGGAGCCGCGGGAGGACCTGGGCTACTCGGCGAACTTCCTCTACATGACCTTCGGCGAGGAGGCTGCCCCCGACGTCGTCGACGCCTTCAACGTCTCGATGATCCTGTACGCGGAGCATTCCTTCAACGCCTCCACGTTCACCGCCCGGGTGATCACCTCGACGCTGGCTGACCTGCATTCGGCCGTCACCGGGGCCATCGGCGCGCTCAAGGGCCCGCTGCACGGCGGCGCCAACGAGGCGGTCATGCACACCTTCGAGGAGATCGGCTCCGAGGGTCCGGACATCACCGCGCGGGCCAAGACATGGCTGGATGACGCGCTGGCCAGCAAGAAGAAGATCATGGGCTTCGGCCACCGGGTCTACAAGAAGGGCGACTCCCGCGTCCCGACCATGAAGGCCGCGCTCGACAAAATGGTGGCGCACTACGACCGTCCGGACCTGGCGGAGCTGTACGCCGCGCTGGAATCCGCCATGGCGGAGAAGAAGAACATCAAGCCCAACCTGGACTACCCAGCCGGCCCGGCCTACCACCTGATGGGCTTCGACACCCCGACGTTCACGCCGCTCTTCGTCTGCGCCCGGATCACCGGCTGGACCGCGCACATCATGGAGCAGCTGGAGGCCAACTCCCTGATCCGTCCGCTGAGCGAATACAACGGTCCGGAGCAGCGGGCCCTGTAG
- the prpB gene encoding methylisocitrate lyase yields MLYSQTTPEQKRAALRAALGSGTIQQFPGAFNPLSARLIQEKGFGGVYISGAVLANDLGLPDIGLTTLTEVATRAGQIARMTDLPALVDADTGFGEPMNVARTIQELENAGLAGCHIEDQFNPKRCGHLDGKNVVDLDTASKRIRAAADARRDPNFLIMARTDIRAVDGLEAAQDRARALVDAGADAIFPEAMRTLEEFRAIRDAVDVPILANMTEFGKSDLFGVDELASVGVNLVIYPVTLLRIAMGAAERTLDTIKASGSQEKEVGNMLTRARLYELVDYEAYNHFDTSVFNFHVPGQHQPQTKESL; encoded by the coding sequence ATGCTCTATTCACAGACCACTCCGGAGCAGAAAAGGGCGGCGCTGCGTGCCGCGCTGGGCTCCGGGACGATCCAGCAGTTCCCGGGGGCGTTCAATCCGCTCTCCGCCCGGCTGATCCAGGAGAAGGGGTTCGGCGGCGTCTATATTTCCGGCGCGGTACTGGCCAATGACCTGGGCCTGCCGGACATCGGCCTGACCACCTTGACCGAAGTGGCCACCCGCGCCGGGCAAATCGCGCGGATGACGGACCTGCCCGCCCTCGTCGACGCGGACACCGGCTTCGGCGAGCCCATGAACGTGGCGCGGACCATCCAGGAACTGGAAAACGCCGGCCTGGCCGGGTGCCACATCGAGGACCAGTTCAACCCCAAGCGCTGCGGCCACCTCGATGGCAAGAACGTGGTCGATCTGGACACAGCTTCCAAGCGCATCCGTGCCGCCGCCGACGCCCGCCGTGACCCCAACTTCCTCATCATGGCCCGAACCGACATCCGCGCGGTCGACGGCCTGGAAGCGGCGCAGGACCGGGCCCGTGCCCTGGTGGACGCCGGAGCCGACGCGATCTTCCCGGAGGCCATGCGCACCCTCGAGGAGTTCCGGGCCATCCGCGACGCCGTCGACGTCCCGATCCTGGCCAACATGACCGAATTCGGCAAGAGCGACCTGTTCGGGGTCGACGAGCTGGCCTCCGTCGGCGTGAACCTGGTCATCTATCCCGTGACGCTGCTGCGCATCGCCATGGGCGCGGCCGAGCGCACGCTGGACACCATCAAGGCCAGCGGCAGCCAGGAAAAGGAGGTCGGCAACATGCTCACACGTGCACGATTGTACGAATTGGTGGATTATGAGGCTTATAACCACTTCGACACGTCTGTCTTCAACTTCCACGTACCCGGACAGCACCAACCGCAGACGAAGGAGTCGCTATGA
- a CDS encoding MmgE/PrpD family protein has protein sequence MTVNHKVRVYRSEENLPREDQLAYKIARVAVDPVEVTDEVTEMVINRIIDNASVAIASLNRGPIVAARAQALSHPVAVNGKGAGVFGIIEKSSPEWAAWANGVAVRELDYHDTFLAAEYSHPGDNIPPILAVGQHVGASGRDLIRGIATGYEIQVDLVKAICLHKHKIDHVAHLGPSAAAGIGTLLGLDAETIFQAVGQALHTTTATRQSRKGEISTWKAHAPAFAGKMAVEAVDRAMRGQTSPVPIYEGEDGVIAWLLDGPEASYEVPLPEAGEAKRAILDTYTKEHSAEYQAQAWIDLARKLHREHPEATDPKNVASVKIKTSHHTHYVIGSGANDPQKYDPTASRETLDHSIPYIFTVALQDGAWHHVESYAPERAGRADTVELWHKVTTEEDPEWTRRYHSLDIAEKAFGGSVEITLADGTVIRDEIAVADAHPLGARPFAREQYVNKLRTLAAGLVEDAEIDRFLAAVERLPELAAGELDQLNITAAPGVIDLAAGPKGLF, from the coding sequence ATGACCGTCAACCACAAAGTGCGCGTCTACCGCAGCGAAGAGAACCTGCCGCGGGAGGACCAGCTCGCCTACAAGATCGCCAGGGTCGCCGTCGACCCGGTGGAGGTCACCGACGAAGTCACCGAGATGGTGATCAACCGCATCATCGACAACGCCTCGGTGGCCATCGCTTCGCTGAACCGCGGCCCCATCGTCGCCGCGCGCGCCCAGGCGCTGAGCCATCCGGTCGCGGTCAACGGCAAGGGCGCCGGCGTCTTCGGCATCATCGAAAAGTCCTCGCCGGAGTGGGCGGCCTGGGCCAACGGCGTCGCCGTCCGCGAACTGGACTACCACGACACCTTCCTGGCGGCCGAGTACTCGCATCCGGGCGACAACATCCCGCCGATCCTCGCCGTCGGCCAGCACGTCGGCGCAAGCGGACGCGACCTGATCCGCGGCATCGCCACCGGCTACGAGATCCAGGTCGACCTGGTCAAGGCCATCTGCCTGCACAAGCACAAGATCGACCACGTGGCCCACCTCGGCCCGTCCGCCGCGGCCGGCATCGGCACCCTGCTCGGACTGGACGCGGAGACGATCTTCCAGGCTGTCGGGCAGGCATTGCATACGACGACGGCGACCCGGCAGTCCCGCAAGGGTGAGATTTCCACGTGGAAGGCCCATGCCCCCGCGTTCGCCGGCAAGATGGCCGTGGAAGCCGTGGACCGCGCCATGCGGGGACAGACCTCCCCCGTGCCGATCTACGAAGGCGAAGACGGTGTCATCGCCTGGCTGCTGGACGGGCCCGAGGCCTCCTATGAGGTGCCGCTGCCGGAGGCCGGCGAGGCCAAGCGCGCCATCCTCGACACGTACACCAAGGAGCACTCCGCCGAGTACCAGGCGCAGGCCTGGATCGATCTGGCCCGCAAACTGCACCGCGAGCACCCCGAGGCGACGGATCCGAAGAACGTGGCCTCCGTCAAGATCAAGACATCGCACCACACCCACTACGTCATCGGCTCCGGGGCCAACGACCCGCAGAAGTACGATCCGACCGCGTCCCGCGAGACGCTGGACCACTCCATCCCCTACATTTTCACCGTCGCCCTGCAGGACGGCGCGTGGCACCATGTGGAGTCCTACGCGCCGGAACGTGCGGGCAGGGCGGACACGGTCGAACTGTGGCATAAGGTGACCACCGAAGAGGATCCGGAATGGACCCGCCGCTACCACTCGCTGGACATCGCCGAGAAGGCCTTCGGCGGTTCCGTGGAAATCACGCTCGCCGACGGCACCGTCATCCGGGACGAAATCGCCGTCGCCGACGCCCATCCGCTCGGCGCCCGCCCGTTTGCCCGCGAGCAGTACGTCAACAAGCTGCGGACGCTGGCCGCCGGCCTCGTCGAGGACGCCGAAATCGACCGCTTCCTGGCCGCCGTCGAGCGCCTGCCCGAGCTGGCCGCCGGTGAACTGGACCAGCTCAACATCACCGCCGCGCCGGGCGTCATCGACCTGGCGGCCGGGCCGAAGGGACTGTTCTAG
- a CDS encoding GntR family transcriptional regulator: MRASERAYWALREDIVEWRLPPGTVLAEVEQAERLGVSRTPLREALGRLTAEGLAAPHSGRGVVVADISLENITEIFELRSALECQAAALAARRGDRDAFGKLQQEFFSAAELLRRDDPALHDYYQLVARLDSAIDEAIRNPYLLQALSNLRVHLVRIRRLAKDNPLRLLAAATEHANIAGAIAAGDSQLAAAATAVHLHQSLEHLKSTQQTAERTAS, encoded by the coding sequence ATGCGTGCCAGCGAACGCGCCTACTGGGCGCTGCGCGAAGACATCGTCGAGTGGCGGCTGCCGCCCGGCACGGTCCTGGCCGAAGTGGAACAGGCCGAACGCCTCGGCGTATCGCGCACTCCGCTGCGGGAAGCGCTGGGCCGGCTGACCGCCGAGGGACTGGCGGCGCCGCATAGCGGTCGCGGAGTCGTGGTCGCGGATATTTCGCTCGAGAACATCACGGAAATATTCGAACTGCGGTCTGCGCTCGAATGCCAGGCGGCCGCGCTTGCCGCCCGCCGGGGAGACCGGGACGCCTTCGGGAAGCTGCAGCAGGAGTTCTTCTCGGCGGCCGAACTGCTGCGGCGGGACGACCCGGCCCTGCACGACTACTACCAGCTCGTCGCGCGCCTGGACTCCGCGATCGACGAGGCCATCCGCAACCCCTACCTGCTGCAGGCGCTGAGCAACCTGCGGGTCCACCTGGTCCGGATCCGCCGGCTGGCCAAAGACAACCCGCTGCGCCTGCTGGCGGCCGCCACCGAACACGCCAACATCGCCGGAGCGATCGCCGCCGGGGACAGCCAGCTGGCCGCCGCCGCGACGGCCGTCCACCTGCACCAAAGCCTCGAACATCTTAAATCCACCCAGCAGACAGCCGAGAGGACAGCTTCATGA
- a CDS encoding propionyl-CoA synthetase, which produces MGASYRATYQASVDDPEQFWLGEAGAIEWSKSPQQALDGSRAPIYRWFPDGELNTCANALDRHVAAGRGAHTALVYDSAMLGIQRRYTYDELLSEVAAFAGALRSLGVGHGDRVIIYMPMIPEAPIAMLAAARLGAVHSVVFGGFAPRELAARIDDAKPAAVVTATGGIEPSRRVEYLPAVDEAIRMASHQVPHVVVKAREGFSHGVDTFGGGTARWLDWDDLTSSAEPAAAVPVAATDPLYILYTSGTTGAPKGVVRDNGSHAVALAWSMKNIYDVGPGDVMWTASDVGWVVGHSYIVYGPLLAGATTVLYEGKPVGTPDAGAFWRVVQEHGVNVLFTAPTALRAIRKADPQARLLADYDRSSLRTLFAAGERLDPETYEWIAAALGVPVIDHWWQTETGWAIAANPLGLEQLPVKAGSPTVPVPGYQVAIVDGMGEPVPAGTEGNIVIKLPLPPGTLATLWGNDQRFVDSYLRTFDGYYATGDSGYLDADGYLFVMGRTDDVINVSGHRLSTGAMEQVVAQHPAVAECAVVGVADELKGQRPSGYVVLKAGAGVDPAQLQSELVSLVRQQIGPVADFKEVRVVAALPKTRSGKILRKTMRQIADGGDYTVPSTIEDPSVIDDLVRTIRS; this is translated from the coding sequence ATGGGAGCCAGCTACCGCGCCACCTACCAGGCCAGTGTGGATGATCCGGAACAGTTCTGGCTGGGGGAAGCCGGCGCCATCGAATGGTCGAAATCCCCGCAGCAGGCGCTGGACGGCAGCCGGGCTCCGATCTACCGCTGGTTCCCGGACGGGGAACTCAACACTTGCGCCAACGCACTGGACCGGCACGTCGCCGCGGGCCGGGGAGCGCATACGGCTCTGGTCTACGACTCGGCCATGCTCGGCATCCAGCGCCGGTACACCTACGACGAACTGCTGTCCGAGGTGGCGGCCTTCGCCGGTGCGCTGCGGAGCCTCGGCGTCGGGCACGGCGACCGGGTGATCATCTACATGCCGATGATCCCCGAGGCGCCCATCGCAATGCTGGCCGCAGCCCGCCTGGGTGCGGTGCATTCGGTGGTCTTCGGCGGCTTCGCCCCGCGGGAGCTGGCGGCCCGGATCGACGACGCCAAGCCGGCGGCAGTGGTCACGGCCACCGGTGGCATCGAACCCTCGCGCCGCGTGGAGTACCTGCCCGCCGTGGACGAGGCCATCCGGATGGCCTCGCACCAGGTGCCCCACGTCGTCGTCAAGGCCCGCGAGGGCTTTTCCCACGGGGTGGATACCTTCGGTGGCGGCACCGCCCGCTGGCTCGACTGGGATGACCTCACGTCCTCGGCAGAGCCGGCCGCCGCCGTGCCGGTCGCGGCCACCGATCCGCTCTACATCCTCTACACCTCCGGCACCACCGGCGCCCCCAAGGGGGTCGTCCGGGACAACGGCTCGCACGCCGTGGCGCTGGCGTGGTCGATGAAGAACATCTACGACGTCGGCCCGGGCGACGTGATGTGGACGGCCTCGGATGTCGGCTGGGTGGTCGGCCACTCCTACATCGTCTACGGGCCGCTGCTCGCCGGTGCGACCACGGTGCTCTATGAAGGAAAACCGGTGGGTACCCCGGATGCCGGGGCATTCTGGCGGGTGGTCCAGGAGCACGGCGTCAATGTCCTCTTCACCGCCCCGACCGCTTTGCGGGCCATCCGCAAGGCCGATCCGCAGGCCCGACTGCTCGCGGACTACGACCGTTCCAGCCTTCGGACGCTGTTCGCTGCGGGGGAGCGGCTGGATCCGGAGACGTACGAATGGATCGCCGCCGCGTTGGGCGTGCCGGTCATCGACCACTGGTGGCAGACGGAGACCGGGTGGGCGATTGCCGCCAATCCGCTCGGCCTCGAGCAGCTGCCGGTCAAGGCGGGTTCACCCACGGTGCCGGTGCCGGGATACCAGGTCGCCATCGTCGACGGGATGGGAGAGCCGGTACCGGCCGGCACGGAGGGCAACATCGTGATCAAGCTGCCGCTGCCGCCGGGCACGCTCGCCACCCTGTGGGGAAACGACCAGCGCTTTGTGGATTCCTACCTGCGCACCTTCGACGGCTACTACGCCACGGGCGATTCGGGATACCTCGACGCCGACGGCTACCTCTTCGTCATGGGCCGTACCGACGACGTCATCAACGTTTCGGGGCACCGGCTGTCCACGGGGGCGATGGAACAGGTCGTGGCGCAGCATCCCGCGGTGGCCGAATGCGCCGTCGTCGGCGTTGCGGACGAGCTTAAGGGCCAGCGGCCCAGCGGCTACGTGGTCCTCAAGGCCGGCGCCGGGGTGGACCCGGCCCAGCTGCAAAGCGAGCTCGTGTCCCTGGTCCGCCAGCAGATCGGGCCGGTGGCGGACTTCAAGGAGGTCCGCGTCGTGGCCGCGCTGCCGAAGACCCGCTCGGGCAAAATCCTGCGCAAGACCATGCGCCAGATCGCCGACGGGGGAGACTACACGGTGCCCTCGACCATCGAGGATCCCTCGGTGATCGACGATCTGGTGCGCACGATCCGGTCCTGA
- a CDS encoding response regulator, which translates to MAEPIRVLVVEDESVAAAAHAEYVRRLAGFELAGVASTGSEALALLGLSGGPAAGKAPRIDLVLLDMNLPDLHGLDVLRRIRGSGAPVEVIAVTAVRELPIVRKAISSGIALYLIKPFTFAAFSDKLHHYRQFRDSLAQHGSSTTQAAVDRAFAQLRAPSPTALPKGLSEETLNSVVGLLKSRQAPVSAVEVTAETGMSRVTARRYLEHLADQNSAIRTPRYGTRGRPEFEYSWRRD; encoded by the coding sequence ATGGCTGAACCGATCCGCGTGCTCGTCGTCGAGGACGAGTCCGTCGCCGCTGCCGCGCACGCCGAGTATGTCCGGAGGCTTGCCGGCTTCGAACTGGCCGGCGTCGCTTCGACTGGCTCCGAAGCGCTCGCCCTGCTGGGGCTGTCCGGCGGACCGGCCGCCGGCAAGGCGCCCCGCATCGACCTTGTGCTGCTGGACATGAACCTGCCGGATCTGCATGGGCTGGACGTGCTTCGCCGCATCCGCGGATCCGGGGCCCCGGTTGAGGTCATCGCGGTCACCGCCGTGCGCGAGCTGCCGATCGTCCGCAAGGCCATCTCCTCCGGTATTGCGCTGTACCTGATCAAGCCGTTTACGTTCGCCGCCTTCAGCGACAAGCTCCACCATTACCGGCAGTTCCGCGACAGCCTGGCCCAGCACGGGAGCTCCACTACCCAGGCCGCCGTCGACCGAGCCTTCGCCCAGCTGCGAGCGCCCTCCCCGACGGCCCTCCCCAAGGGCCTCAGCGAAGAGACGCTGAACAGCGTCGTCGGTCTGCTCAAGTCCCGCCAGGCGCCGGTCTCGGCCGTGGAAGTCACCGCCGAAACCGGCATGTCCCGCGTCACCGCGCGCCGCTACCTCGAGCACCTCGCGGACCAGAATTCGGCTATCCGCACGCCCCGCTACGGGACCCGCGGACGGCCGGAGTTCGAGTACAGCTGGCGCCGGGACTGA
- a CDS encoding sensor histidine kinase, translated as MKHWSLASRILVSQLAFLILLTAAVATFLFLDARHQAYDRAGQRMTSVAVAIADSPFVLDAAQSADPAGRLQPYTERVRRDAAVDFITIMSPDGTRFTHPDPAQIGAEYIGSVDEALAGRPQTEVFAGTLGPSIRAIVPIKDGSGKVQGMVASGVTVSNVSVAVAARLPFVILTALAVMAVSSLASWLLSRYLDRVTLGWGPAQLSRIFVFYDTVLHSVREGMLLVDTEGRLVLYNDQAARMLDLPVRNPGDPPTDVAELQLPPALKQLLLERRTVHEEVLVTDRHVLLVSQDPAATPRSGTRSPAEGALDAPALGVVATLRDRTEVQSLAGELESMRTLRDALRAQTHEHSNRLHTIVSLIELGRHQDALDFASRDLQQSQQLTDEVVGAIDEPFISALLVGKAAQANERGIELHIAASPGAGSATPLPGRPGLDPEALVTIVGNLLDNAFDAVSSCERKEVSIDFLTTEDRLWIQVHDSGPGLPDGERDDIFTLGFSSKKSDGAQRGVGLSLVRLAVTRMGGELTVDNDEGALFTVSLPLGGPASSANGFRDPRHG; from the coding sequence ATGAAGCACTGGAGCCTTGCCTCCCGGATCCTCGTCAGCCAGCTGGCGTTCCTCATCCTCCTGACGGCGGCGGTCGCGACCTTCCTGTTCCTCGACGCGCGGCACCAGGCCTATGACCGCGCCGGGCAGCGGATGACCTCGGTTGCCGTGGCCATCGCCGATAGCCCTTTTGTGCTCGATGCGGCGCAGTCGGCGGATCCCGCAGGGCGCCTGCAGCCGTACACGGAGCGGGTCCGCCGGGACGCCGCCGTCGACTTCATCACGATCATGTCCCCGGACGGGACCCGCTTCACGCACCCGGACCCGGCGCAGATCGGCGCCGAATACATCGGCAGCGTGGACGAGGCGCTGGCGGGACGGCCGCAGACCGAGGTCTTCGCCGGGACGCTCGGCCCGTCCATCCGCGCCATCGTGCCGATCAAGGACGGATCCGGAAAGGTCCAGGGGATGGTGGCCTCAGGTGTCACGGTTTCCAACGTGTCCGTGGCGGTCGCGGCCCGGCTCCCCTTCGTCATCCTCACGGCGCTGGCCGTCATGGCGGTGTCGTCGCTGGCGTCATGGCTGCTCAGCCGCTACCTGGACCGGGTGACACTGGGCTGGGGGCCGGCCCAGCTGTCCCGCATCTTCGTCTTCTACGACACGGTGCTGCACTCGGTCAGGGAAGGCATGCTGCTGGTGGACACGGAGGGCAGGCTGGTGCTCTACAACGACCAGGCCGCCCGCATGCTCGACCTGCCCGTGCGCAATCCCGGCGATCCGCCGACCGATGTCGCCGAGCTCCAGCTGCCGCCGGCGCTGAAGCAGCTGCTGCTCGAGCGCCGGACCGTCCACGAAGAAGTCCTCGTCACGGACCGGCACGTGCTGCTGGTCAGCCAGGATCCCGCGGCGACTCCCCGGAGCGGAACAAGGAGCCCGGCGGAGGGTGCCCTCGACGCACCCGCTCTGGGCGTGGTGGCGACCCTGCGCGACCGCACCGAGGTCCAGTCCCTCGCCGGCGAACTGGAGTCCATGCGTACCCTCCGCGATGCCCTCCGTGCGCAGACGCACGAGCACTCCAACCGCCTGCATACGATCGTGTCCCTGATCGAGCTCGGCCGGCACCAGGACGCCCTCGATTTCGCCTCCCGCGATCTGCAGCAGTCCCAGCAGCTGACGGACGAGGTCGTCGGCGCCATCGACGAGCCCTTCATCTCCGCCCTGCTGGTCGGCAAGGCGGCCCAGGCCAACGAACGCGGCATCGAACTGCACATCGCGGCCAGCCCGGGCGCAGGTTCGGCGACGCCGCTGCCCGGCCGCCCGGGCCTGGATCCGGAAGCCTTGGTCACCATTGTGGGCAACCTGCTGGACAACGCTTTCGACGCCGTTTCCTCCTGCGAGCGCAAGGAAGTATCCATCGACTTCCTCACGACCGAGGACCGGCTGTGGATCCAGGTCCACGACAGCGGGCCGGGGCTGCCCGACGGCGAGCGCGACGACATCTTCACCTTGGGCTTCAGCTCAAAGAAGAGTGACGGCGCGCAGCGCGGCGTCGGCTTGTCCCTCGTCCGGCTGGCGGTCACTAGAATGGGCGGGGAACTGACCGTAGACAATGACGAAGGGGCGCTGTTCACCGTGTCGCTGCCGCTGGGCGGACCTGCGTCTTCCGCCAACGGATTCCGGGACCCGCGGCATGGCTGA